The Caulifigura coniformis genome includes a region encoding these proteins:
- a CDS encoding SGNH/GDSL hydrolase family protein, with protein sequence MIRHAAQTFKHLVLTVLLIIGGACALEVGLRVRRATKSAAVRSETTDIVSATTTPSRATFLTVAPKLRFTRIEAESGRPFTLRTNSFGLRNPEVDVPRPEGCFRVLCLGDDNTFAGDLPESFAYSRRLADLLQPETSTRVEILNAGCPGGCPTVSALLLRHRLMTLQPDVIVVHIDPSDLVDEEALRRHVERTAEGFPLAAMHPATAGRTNLATQLDDELLLVQTIRDEVKDLWSRGQSGGTTSGANRHADLRVNGTAFDSIRAALEAIQRLAQGQSVEVLVATAASPPAAKRGQRLESVKWPPQELTALCDELQLPLIDATGDVAEVEETSRTRRTGLLSMDAHEVYAEVLAGALLERFRAPAGSAVPPPERVSSQTTHR encoded by the coding sequence ATGATTCGCCACGCCGCACAGACCTTCAAACATCTCGTGCTCACGGTCCTCCTGATTATCGGGGGAGCATGTGCACTCGAGGTCGGTCTGCGCGTTCGTCGGGCGACGAAAAGCGCGGCCGTGCGTTCCGAAACGACCGACATCGTCTCGGCCACGACGACACCGAGCCGCGCCACGTTTCTGACCGTCGCGCCCAAACTGAGGTTCACGCGGATCGAGGCGGAATCGGGCCGACCGTTCACCTTGCGTACGAACAGCTTCGGATTGCGCAATCCGGAGGTGGACGTTCCCCGGCCTGAAGGGTGCTTCCGGGTCCTGTGTCTCGGCGATGACAACACGTTTGCCGGCGATCTTCCGGAATCGTTCGCCTACAGCCGTCGTCTGGCCGACCTGCTTCAGCCCGAGACATCAACGCGCGTGGAAATCCTGAATGCTGGTTGTCCCGGAGGGTGTCCGACGGTCAGTGCACTGCTGCTGCGGCATCGCCTGATGACGCTGCAGCCGGATGTGATCGTCGTGCATATCGATCCGTCGGATCTGGTGGACGAAGAGGCGCTCCGGCGGCATGTGGAGCGTACGGCCGAGGGCTTTCCTCTCGCAGCGATGCACCCCGCGACTGCCGGGAGGACGAATCTCGCGACACAGCTGGACGACGAACTGCTGCTGGTCCAGACGATCCGTGACGAAGTGAAAGACCTGTGGAGTCGCGGCCAATCGGGCGGCACGACTTCGGGGGCTAACCGGCATGCCGATCTGCGGGTGAACGGCACGGCGTTCGACTCGATCCGGGCGGCCCTGGAAGCGATTCAGAGGCTGGCGCAGGGTCAATCGGTGGAGGTGCTGGTGGCGACGGCTGCTTCGCCGCCGGCGGCGAAACGAGGTCAGCGGCTGGAATCGGTGAAATGGCCGCCGCAGGAACTGACGGCGTTGTGCGACGAGTTGCAGCTGCCGCTCATCGACGCCACAGGCGATGTCGCCGAAGTCGAAGAGACCTCCCGAACGCGCCGCACGGGGCTGCTTTCGATGGATGCGCACGAAGTCTATGCCGAGGTTCTTGCGGGAGCGCTGCTTGAGCGATTCCGGGCGCCTGCGGGGAGCGCTGTGCCGCCTCCGGAGCGGGTGTCGTCGCAGACGACCCATCGCTGA
- the lipA gene encoding lipoyl synthase, with product MTALETLTLEPRRRLPRWLKRPMPSTEMSFTSGVIEDLRLETVCESAKCPNRTECWSHRTATFMILGNVCTRPCGFCSVPRGKTETVEADEPERVAEAAHRLGLKHVVITCVTRDDLPDGGAEHFYKCVLAVRERTGAAVEVLTSDFHGNRAAISRVIAARPDVFNHNTETVPRLYHRVRRNAEYQRTLDLLAQVKEESPGMVTKSGLMLGLGETLEEVLDVAADLRAVGVDMLTIGQYLQPTPQNLPVERYVPPEEFDEIGEQCRKLGYSFVASGPFVRSSYHAGEMADALAR from the coding sequence ATGACGGCCCTGGAAACGCTGACGCTCGAGCCACGCCGGCGCCTGCCGCGCTGGCTGAAGCGACCCATGCCGTCGACGGAAATGTCGTTCACCAGCGGCGTCATCGAAGACCTCCGCCTCGAAACCGTCTGCGAAAGCGCGAAGTGTCCCAACCGGACCGAATGCTGGTCCCACCGCACCGCCACGTTCATGATCCTCGGAAACGTCTGCACCCGCCCCTGCGGGTTCTGCTCCGTTCCCCGCGGGAAAACGGAAACGGTCGAGGCCGACGAGCCGGAACGCGTCGCCGAAGCCGCTCATCGGCTGGGACTCAAGCACGTCGTCATCACCTGTGTCACCCGCGACGACCTGCCGGATGGCGGCGCGGAGCACTTCTACAAGTGCGTCCTGGCGGTTCGCGAGCGAACGGGGGCCGCGGTCGAGGTCCTGACGTCCGACTTCCACGGTAATCGCGCCGCGATTTCGCGCGTCATCGCGGCCCGCCCCGACGTTTTCAACCACAACACCGAAACCGTCCCGCGCCTCTACCACCGCGTACGGCGGAATGCCGAATATCAGCGCACGCTCGACCTCCTCGCGCAGGTTAAGGAAGAGTCCCCCGGCATGGTCACCAAGAGCGGACTGATGCTTGGGCTTGGCGAAACGCTGGAGGAAGTCCTCGACGTGGCAGCCGATCTGCGAGCGGTCGGCGTCGACATGCTGACCATCGGGCAGTATCTGCAGCCGACTCCCCAGAACCTCCCCGTCGAGCGTTATGTTCCGCCGGAGGAGTTCGACGAGATCGGCGAGCAGTGCCGGAAGCTCGGCTATTCGTTCGTCGCCAGCGGTCCCTTCGTGCGTTCCAGCTACCACGCCGGAGAAATGGCCGACGCCCTCGCCCGGTAA
- a CDS encoding lipoyl(octanoyl) transferase LipB — MMSSRRAPSLEFANRSLEVHLLGLVDFTSALALQERLAFDLGDETSPAGVLLIAEHPPGITLGRDASSQHVLADAETLARREIPVNWVGRGGPAICHAPGQLAIYPILPLDRLGLGLEEFRRRLESAVVDVCHELRVAAKRRESEPGVWTRYGQVAQFGAAVRSWVTTHGMFLNVTTDPGFLKLVASTPGERATTLQSLRLAPVSMNQVRESVVRHVAAHFGFSNVHTSAGHPLLRRTLRRIPLNA; from the coding sequence ATGATGTCGTCTCGCCGTGCCCCTTCTTTGGAGTTCGCGAACCGGTCGTTGGAGGTGCATCTCCTGGGGCTGGTCGACTTCACCTCTGCGCTCGCGCTTCAGGAACGTCTGGCGTTCGACCTGGGTGACGAAACCTCCCCGGCCGGCGTCCTCCTGATTGCGGAGCACCCGCCCGGAATCACGCTCGGGCGCGACGCCAGTTCGCAGCACGTCCTCGCCGACGCCGAGACGTTGGCCCGCCGGGAAATCCCGGTCAACTGGGTCGGTCGCGGCGGCCCCGCGATCTGCCACGCACCCGGCCAGCTGGCGATTTACCCCATCCTCCCCCTTGATCGGCTCGGATTGGGCCTCGAGGAATTCCGTCGCCGCCTCGAATCGGCCGTCGTCGATGTCTGCCACGAATTGCGGGTCGCCGCCAAACGCCGCGAGTCGGAACCCGGCGTCTGGACCCGCTATGGGCAGGTCGCCCAGTTCGGGGCCGCAGTCCGTTCCTGGGTCACGACGCACGGTATGTTCCTCAACGTCACGACCGATCCAGGCTTTCTGAAACTAGTCGCCTCCACGCCGGGCGAACGCGCCACCACCCTGCAGTCCCTGCGGCTGGCACCCGTCAGCATGAACCAGGTTCGCGAGTCGGTTGTCCGCCACGTCGCCGCCCATTTTGGTTTTTCCAACGTTCACACTTCGGCCGGACACCCGCTCCTGCGCCGGACACTTCGCAGGATTCCGTTGAATGCATGA
- a CDS encoding DUF1553 domain-containing protein, which translates to MVAPADCRWLARAPLAAWLLLLLTVPTARIEGADTAEFFRGLNLNGPPTTIDGHRWEGRDSSTVECKDKAFENQNVPLRPSTDPERAQMIRSSRWGGNRVVLREIPPGAYSVFLYVWEDNSPEAFSIAVNGKVVEPRFQSGPAGAWAKLGPWSTEAQDGAIVISSRGGAANFSGVELWRGPHEGSEAPLGEEELAFFEKRIRPLLVKHCYECHSADAKSLEGDLLVDSRPMLQRRGANGAAVVPGDAEASLLIKAVRYVDENLQMPPDGKLADAEIADLEQWVRMGAPDPRTTATKFAGKKVDVAAAREFWSLRPLLRPQVPEVNGSDWPANDVDRFVLAKLQSQGLAPADAADKRALLRRVTYDLTGLPPTPEELQDFLADESPEAFLRVVDRLLDSPRYGERWGRHWLDVVRYADTAGDNSDYPIPQNHRYRDWVIDAFNSDLPYDEFVRDQLAGDLRGGATEKERQERIVATGYIANSRRFGSRVDDYPQHLTIEDTLDNLGRSFLGLTVSCARCHDHKFDPITTRDYYGLYGIFQSTRYPWPGIELDKEQRDLVPLVPVDQLAEAVELLRTRKGEQTRLNQEVKRLKNALKTAEGEDKARLVKESEAATAVAEQHRGQPLPFEMVYAVADAESPAEAAVQVKGDPAQPGDVVERRFLTVLGESKLSADCRGSGRAELAEWILADENPLAARVMANRIWQHHFGRGIVPTPNDFGKQGKPATHPELLDYLASVFRDGGWSVKAMHRLILSSKTYQQSAMRSDEAVARDPSNDWLSGFPRRRLDAESIRDAMLALGGNLDLSRPGAHPFPPAHTWGFTQHKPFKAVYESRHRSVYLMTQRIQRHPYLAIFDGADPSTSTAARMSSTTPLQALFLLNDAFVHEQSRLIAERIVAEGGSTDERIQRAFTLLFSRPAVEGDVEAARDFLEKAKSLAAAEAGAPADKAAPAEWQAFVRALLRLNEFVYLD; encoded by the coding sequence ATGGTCGCTCCTGCAGACTGTCGGTGGCTCGCCCGCGCGCCTCTCGCCGCGTGGCTGTTGCTGTTGTTGACCGTGCCGACGGCGCGGATCGAGGGGGCTGACACGGCCGAATTCTTCCGGGGCCTGAACCTGAACGGGCCGCCCACGACGATTGACGGGCATCGCTGGGAAGGGCGGGATTCGTCGACGGTGGAATGCAAGGACAAGGCATTCGAGAACCAGAATGTGCCGCTGCGGCCGTCCACGGACCCCGAGCGGGCACAAATGATCCGCAGCAGCCGCTGGGGAGGAAACCGGGTTGTGCTGCGGGAGATTCCGCCCGGGGCGTACTCGGTGTTTCTGTACGTGTGGGAGGACAACTCGCCTGAAGCGTTCTCGATCGCTGTGAACGGAAAAGTCGTAGAACCGCGATTCCAAAGCGGACCGGCCGGCGCCTGGGCGAAACTCGGGCCGTGGTCGACCGAGGCGCAGGACGGGGCGATCGTGATCTCCAGTCGGGGAGGGGCGGCTAACTTTTCGGGCGTTGAACTGTGGCGCGGCCCGCATGAGGGAAGCGAGGCTCCGCTGGGTGAGGAAGAACTCGCGTTCTTCGAAAAACGGATCCGGCCACTTCTGGTGAAGCACTGCTATGAATGTCACAGCGCGGATGCGAAGTCGCTCGAAGGGGACCTGCTGGTCGATTCCCGGCCGATGCTGCAGCGGCGAGGCGCCAACGGGGCGGCCGTGGTTCCCGGGGACGCGGAAGCGAGCCTGCTGATCAAGGCGGTGCGATACGTCGACGAGAACCTGCAAATGCCTCCGGACGGCAAACTTGCGGACGCGGAGATTGCCGACCTGGAACAGTGGGTGCGGATGGGGGCTCCTGATCCGCGCACGACGGCGACGAAGTTTGCGGGGAAGAAGGTCGATGTTGCTGCGGCCCGCGAATTCTGGTCGCTCCGGCCGCTGCTTCGGCCGCAGGTTCCCGAGGTGAACGGTTCGGACTGGCCGGCCAATGACGTGGACCGGTTCGTTCTGGCGAAGCTGCAGAGCCAGGGGCTTGCACCGGCTGACGCGGCGGACAAACGGGCGCTGCTACGGCGCGTGACGTACGACCTGACGGGTCTGCCGCCGACACCCGAGGAACTGCAGGATTTTCTGGCGGACGAATCGCCGGAGGCGTTTCTGCGCGTCGTCGACCGACTTCTGGATTCACCGCGCTATGGTGAACGCTGGGGCCGCCACTGGCTGGATGTCGTCCGGTATGCCGACACGGCGGGGGACAACTCCGACTACCCGATTCCGCAGAACCATCGTTACCGCGACTGGGTGATCGACGCGTTCAATTCGGACCTGCCGTATGACGAATTCGTTCGCGACCAACTCGCGGGTGACCTTCGAGGCGGGGCGACGGAGAAGGAACGGCAGGAGCGGATCGTGGCGACGGGGTACATCGCCAACTCGCGGCGGTTCGGGTCGCGTGTCGACGACTACCCGCAGCATCTGACAATCGAAGACACGCTCGACAACCTGGGGCGAAGTTTCCTGGGGCTGACGGTGAGCTGTGCACGGTGCCACGACCATAAGTTCGATCCGATCACGACGCGCGACTACTACGGGCTGTACGGGATCTTCCAGAGCACGCGTTATCCGTGGCCGGGCATCGAACTCGACAAGGAGCAACGGGACCTCGTTCCGCTTGTTCCGGTTGATCAACTGGCCGAGGCGGTGGAACTCCTGAGAACGCGGAAGGGGGAGCAGACGCGGCTCAACCAGGAGGTGAAACGGCTGAAGAACGCGCTGAAGACTGCTGAAGGCGAGGACAAGGCGCGGCTCGTGAAAGAATCGGAGGCGGCGACGGCCGTGGCCGAGCAGCATCGCGGTCAGCCACTTCCGTTCGAGATGGTGTACGCCGTGGCTGATGCGGAGTCGCCGGCCGAGGCGGCGGTGCAGGTGAAGGGAGATCCGGCGCAGCCGGGCGACGTGGTGGAACGGCGGTTTCTGACGGTGCTCGGTGAGTCGAAACTGAGTGCGGACTGCCGCGGGAGTGGACGGGCTGAACTGGCCGAGTGGATCCTGGCGGACGAGAACCCGCTGGCGGCGCGAGTGATGGCGAACCGGATCTGGCAGCATCATTTCGGTCGGGGGATCGTGCCGACACCCAATGATTTCGGCAAGCAGGGGAAGCCGGCTACGCATCCGGAACTGCTGGACTACCTGGCGAGCGTGTTTCGGGATGGCGGGTGGTCGGTTAAGGCGATGCACCGATTGATCCTGTCTTCGAAGACGTATCAGCAATCGGCGATGCGGAGCGACGAGGCGGTCGCCCGGGATCCTTCGAATGACTGGCTGTCGGGGTTTCCGCGGCGCCGGCTCGATGCCGAATCAATCCGCGACGCCATGCTGGCTCTGGGGGGGAATCTCGACCTGTCGAGACCCGGGGCGCATCCTTTTCCGCCGGCACACACCTGGGGGTTCACGCAGCACAAGCCGTTCAAGGCGGTGTATGAGAGCCGGCATCGCAGCGTGTACCTGATGACGCAGCGGATCCAGAGACATCCGTATCTGGCGATCTTCGACGGCGCGGATCCGTCGACGAGCACCGCGGCCCGGATGTCGAGCACGACACCGCTGCAGGCGCTGTTCCTGTTGAACGATGCGTTCGTGCATGAGCAGTCGCGGTTGATTGCCGAGCGGATTGTCGCCGAGGGTGGGAGCACGGACGAGCGGATTCAACGGGCATTCACGCTGTTGTTCTCGCGTCCGGCGGTGGAGGGGGACGTTGAGGCGGCCCGGGATTTCCTGGAGAAGGCGAAGAGTCTTGCGGCGGCCGAGGCTGGAGCCCCGGCGGACAAGGCCGCTCCTGCGGAGTGGCAGGCGTTCGTCCGCGCGCTGCTGCGTCTGAATGAATTCGTGTACCTCGATTGA
- a CDS encoding DUF1501 domain-containing protein, which yields MSIRPTPARREFLRSLVGGSLIMPGLLSELIAESTVDRGDPLADRSPPSPARAKRVIFVFSNGGASHMDTFDYKPELFKADGKRMGVGGGLSNLQRVLLRPFWEFRPGGQCGTLVSDLFPHLRECMDDICVIRSMNGNDNEHYNATLGMHTGSFFFSRPSIGSWVSYGLGTANQNLPSFVALAPQMPYAGTQIFNNDFLPAYHQGVRVVGGKEPISNLERRTTDKGLQELELGLADVLNNRHLKSRAADTDLGARIRSFETAFHMQADAPEAFDVGQEDDATLAMYGLERGRSEGFGWQCLVARRLAERGVRFIEVVDGSSSHNWDQHGDMSEHAEHARNIDQPLAGLLLDLKRRGMLEDTLLVWTTEFGRTPGVDGVKGRGHHSACFSSWMAGAGVKGGMAYGATDELGATVAENGVHVHDFHATILHLLGIDHTKLTYRHGGRDYRLTDVHGRIVRDILT from the coding sequence ATGAGCATCCGGCCGACGCCCGCCCGCCGCGAGTTCCTCCGATCGCTGGTCGGAGGTTCGCTGATCATGCCCGGCCTGCTGAGCGAGCTGATCGCGGAATCGACCGTCGATCGAGGCGATCCCCTGGCGGACCGTTCGCCGCCTTCTCCGGCGCGTGCGAAGCGCGTGATCTTCGTGTTTTCGAACGGCGGCGCGTCGCACATGGACACGTTCGACTACAAGCCGGAGCTGTTCAAAGCGGATGGCAAGCGGATGGGGGTCGGGGGTGGGCTGTCGAACCTGCAGCGGGTGCTGCTGAGGCCGTTCTGGGAGTTCCGGCCGGGAGGCCAATGCGGAACGCTCGTCAGCGACCTCTTCCCGCACCTTCGCGAGTGCATGGACGACATCTGTGTCATCCGTTCGATGAACGGCAATGACAACGAGCATTACAACGCGACGCTCGGCATGCACACCGGGTCGTTTTTCTTTTCGCGGCCGAGCATCGGATCGTGGGTGAGCTACGGCCTTGGGACGGCCAACCAGAATCTGCCGTCGTTCGTTGCGCTGGCTCCGCAGATGCCATATGCGGGAACCCAGATTTTCAACAACGACTTCCTTCCGGCGTATCACCAGGGGGTGCGCGTCGTCGGGGGGAAGGAACCGATTTCCAACCTCGAACGACGCACGACGGACAAGGGTCTGCAGGAACTGGAACTCGGGCTGGCGGATGTGCTCAACAACCGCCATTTGAAATCGCGTGCCGCTGACACGGACCTGGGGGCGCGGATCAGGAGCTTCGAGACGGCGTTTCACATGCAGGCCGATGCGCCGGAGGCGTTTGATGTCGGCCAGGAAGACGATGCGACGCTGGCAATGTATGGGCTCGAGCGGGGCCGGAGCGAAGGCTTCGGCTGGCAGTGCCTGGTGGCCAGGCGGCTGGCCGAACGGGGCGTGCGGTTCATCGAAGTGGTGGACGGCAGCAGCAGCCATAACTGGGACCAGCATGGCGACATGTCAGAGCATGCCGAGCATGCCAGGAACATCGACCAGCCGCTGGCGGGACTGCTGCTGGACCTCAAGCGTCGGGGGATGCTGGAGGACACGCTGCTGGTGTGGACGACGGAGTTCGGGCGGACTCCGGGGGTGGACGGAGTGAAAGGCCGGGGCCACCATAGCGCCTGTTTCTCCTCCTGGATGGCGGGCGCGGGGGTCAAAGGGGGGATGGCGTACGGCGCGACAGACGAACTGGGGGCGACGGTGGCGGAGAACGGCGTTCACGTGCATGACTTCCATGCGACGATCCTGCATCTGCTGGGGATCGACCACACGAAACTCACGTATCGGCACGGCGGCCGCGATTACCGCCTGACGGACGTCCACGGGCGGATCGTTCGCGACATTCTCACCTGA
- the dinB gene encoding DNA polymerase IV, with the protein MIQHVDMDAFYASVEMRDRPELRGKPVIVGGTAEGRGVVAAASYEARRFGVHSAMPAGRALKLCPQAIVIKPRMGRYAEVSDQIQNILHRYTPQIEPLSLDEAFLDVTGSISLFGPPEEIARRIKEDIRDELQLVASVGVAPNKFLAKLASDLEKPDALVVVDPVRIQEFLDPLPVSRLWGVGRVTQKEIARMGVETIGEFRRLSQREVEERFGKHGESLWLLAQGVDDRRVVPDREAKSISHETTFAVDLRSREILRGRLLELTDLVGQRLRRQQVVGRTVQLKLRYADFSTITRSTTLAAPTSVTNEIWLAAAELFENKLPARRLEVRLIGVGVQQLSAAGDHPRTLFEDPAHEKQSGADRVSDHIRAKFGKLALRRGATLGEE; encoded by the coding sequence ATGATCCAGCACGTCGACATGGATGCGTTTTACGCCTCCGTCGAAATGCGCGACCGGCCTGAGCTGCGCGGGAAGCCGGTCATCGTGGGGGGGACCGCGGAAGGCCGGGGCGTTGTTGCGGCGGCGAGTTACGAAGCCCGGCGTTTCGGCGTACACAGTGCGATGCCGGCGGGGCGGGCGCTCAAGCTGTGCCCACAGGCGATCGTCATCAAGCCTCGGATGGGACGCTACGCGGAAGTCTCCGACCAGATCCAGAACATCCTGCACCGGTACACGCCGCAGATCGAACCGCTATCGCTGGATGAGGCGTTTCTGGACGTGACGGGGAGCATTTCCCTGTTTGGCCCGCCGGAGGAGATTGCGAGGCGAATCAAGGAGGACATCCGGGACGAACTCCAGCTGGTCGCTTCGGTCGGAGTCGCGCCGAACAAGTTTCTGGCGAAGCTGGCGAGTGACCTCGAGAAGCCGGACGCGCTCGTGGTCGTCGATCCGGTTCGCATCCAGGAGTTCCTCGATCCACTTCCGGTGAGCCGGCTGTGGGGCGTCGGGCGTGTGACCCAGAAAGAGATCGCCCGGATGGGGGTGGAGACGATCGGGGAGTTCCGACGACTGTCGCAGCGGGAGGTCGAGGAGCGGTTCGGCAAGCATGGGGAATCGCTGTGGCTGCTGGCGCAGGGAGTCGATGACCGCCGTGTGGTTCCCGACCGCGAAGCGAAGTCGATTTCCCACGAGACGACCTTTGCCGTGGATCTTCGTTCGCGGGAGATCCTGCGGGGCCGTCTCCTGGAACTGACGGACCTGGTGGGGCAGCGCCTGCGGCGGCAGCAGGTGGTGGGACGGACGGTGCAGCTGAAACTGCGGTACGCCGATTTTTCGACGATCACGCGATCAACGACCCTGGCCGCTCCGACCAGCGTCACGAACGAGATCTGGCTGGCTGCGGCGGAACTGTTCGAGAACAAACTTCCGGCGAGGCGGCTGGAAGTGCGGCTGATCGGGGTGGGCGTGCAGCAGCTTTCAGCAGCGGGCGACCATCCCCGCACACTGTTCGAGGATCCGGCTCATGAGAAGCAGTCGGGGGCGGACCGGGTGAGCGACCATATCCGGGCGAAGTTCGGGAAGTTGGCGCTCAGGCGGGGGGCGACGCTCGGGGAGGAATAG
- a CDS encoding DUF1552 domain-containing protein produces the protein MTSHHFSRRTFLRGVGVSMALPWMESINVWGDVPAGREPGSEAPVRLACLFSGNGFHSKEWWARGAGAQMELGKVLAPLNDFRERLLFIEGLYNAEALKGNIHSSQTGNLLSGAPLASGGEIRSGTSIDQVVAQRHGRSTKVPSLILGCEASNPSVHKNYSMIYSSHISWSSPTTPTPLELYPALAFDRLFKDEAQKGDQSVLDAVLEDAHAVRRRISSSDQRKLDEYLGSVREVEQRIENAGKKGEMQGWRPTLERPDIPRPADGIPQDIAEHMRLMCDILVLGFQTDTTRVTTLKLNNDHSSLRFPNLGVDYMIHHLLSHSDTADWLKVNQFFLEQLAYIARKLDATQEGERTALDNSMILYCSSMLTGNHEASKLPVVVLGTAGGRLESGRTLSYLDKPNRRMCSLYLSLLDKVGIHLDEFGDSRERLAEV, from the coding sequence ATGACTTCCCATCACTTCTCTCGTCGGACCTTCCTTCGCGGCGTTGGCGTGTCGATGGCTCTCCCCTGGATGGAGTCCATCAACGTCTGGGGAGATGTCCCGGCCGGCCGCGAGCCCGGCAGCGAAGCCCCCGTCAGGCTCGCCTGCCTCTTCTCCGGGAACGGATTTCACAGCAAGGAATGGTGGGCCCGCGGAGCCGGAGCACAGATGGAGCTCGGAAAGGTGCTCGCCCCACTCAACGATTTCCGCGAAAGGCTGCTGTTCATCGAAGGCCTCTACAACGCGGAGGCCCTCAAGGGAAACATCCACAGCTCACAGACGGGGAACCTGCTCTCCGGCGCTCCGCTCGCCTCCGGCGGCGAAATCCGCTCCGGCACAAGCATCGATCAGGTCGTCGCGCAGCGGCACGGCCGCTCCACCAAGGTTCCGAGTCTCATCCTCGGATGCGAGGCGTCCAACCCCTCGGTGCATAAGAACTATTCGATGATCTACAGCTCGCACATTTCGTGGAGCTCGCCGACGACCCCGACCCCGCTCGAACTCTACCCCGCCCTCGCCTTCGACCGACTCTTCAAGGACGAAGCCCAGAAGGGCGACCAGAGCGTTCTCGATGCCGTGCTCGAAGACGCCCACGCCGTCCGGCGACGGATCAGCTCGTCCGACCAACGCAAACTCGATGAATACCTCGGCTCGGTCCGGGAAGTCGAACAGCGCATCGAGAACGCCGGAAAGAAAGGGGAAATGCAGGGGTGGAGGCCGACGCTCGAACGCCCCGATATCCCCCGCCCGGCCGACGGCATCCCGCAGGATATCGCCGAGCACATGCGTCTCATGTGCGACATCCTCGTCCTCGGATTCCAGACCGATACCACCCGCGTCACCACGCTCAAACTCAACAACGACCACTCGTCGCTGCGGTTTCCCAATCTCGGCGTCGACTACATGATTCACCATCTCCTGTCACACAGCGACACGGCCGACTGGCTGAAGGTGAATCAGTTCTTCCTCGAGCAGCTCGCCTATATCGCCCGCAAGCTCGATGCGACACAGGAAGGCGAACGCACCGCGCTCGACAACTCGATGATCCTCTATTGCTCGAGCATGCTCACCGGCAACCACGAAGCATCGAAACTGCCAGTCGTGGTCCTCGGGACGGCAGGAGGCCGCCTCGAATCCGGTCGCACCCTGAGCTATCTCGACAAGCCGAATCGCAGAATGTGCAGCCTCTACCTGTCGCTGCTCGACAAGGTCGGCATCCATCTCGACGAATTCGGCGACTCCCGCGAACGCCTCGCCGAGGTCTGA